The following are encoded together in the Diachasmimorpha longicaudata isolate KC_UGA_2023 chromosome 3, iyDiaLong2, whole genome shotgun sequence genome:
- the Mhc gene encoding myosin heavy chain, muscle isoform X10, with protein sequence MPKPAVQEGDDPDPTPYLFVTLEQKRIDQSKPYDAKKACWVPDEKEGYLLGEIKATKGDVVSVVLPGGETKDYKKDQLQQVNPPKYEKAEDMSNLTYLNDASVLHNLKQRYYHKLIYTYSGLFCVAINPYKRFPVYTFRCAKLYRGKRRSEVPPHIFAISDGAYVNMLTNSENQSMLITGESGAGKTENTKKVIAYFATVGASTKKPEEGSKKKGSLEDQVVQTNPVLEAFGNAKTVRNDNSSRFGKFIRIHFGPSGKLAGADIETYLLEKARVISQQTLERSYHIFYQMMSGSVKGLKEMCLLSNDINDYYFVSQGKTTIPGVDDGEECSLTDEAFNVLGFTQEEKDNIYKITASVMHMGGMKFKQRGREEQAEADGTDEGDRVAKLLGVDCQDMYKNLLKPRIKVGNEFVTQGRNKDQVAYSVGAMSKAMFDRTFKWLVKKCNETLDTQQKRQHFIGVLDIAGFEIFDFNSFEQLCINFTNEKLQQFFNHHMFILEQEEYKREGIEWTFIDFGMDLQQTIDLIEKPMGILSILEEESMFPKATDKTFEEKLNNNHLGKSPNFLKPKPPKPGQQAAHFAIGHYAGNVPYNITGWLEKNKDPLNDTVVDQFKKSTNKLLVEIFADHPGQSGGGDAKGGRGKKGGGFSTVSSSYKEQLNNLMTTLRATQPHFVRCIIPNELKQPGVIDSHLVMHQLTCNGVLEGIRICRKGFPNRMNYPDFKLRYKILAPAGVDAAGGDPKKAAAAILESSGLDPDQYRLGHTKVFFRAGVLGQMEELRDERLSKIAAWMQAYIRGYLARKDFKRLQEQRLALQVVQRNLRRYLKLRTWPWWKLWQKVRPLLNASRIEDELAELQEKCRATTEAFEREEKARKELESLNSKLLAEKTDLLRQLEGEAGSLQEYQEKAVKLAAQKLDLESQLLDVSERLQQEEDARNNLFQNKKKLEQEVSGLKKDVEDLELAIQKSEQDKATKDHQIRNLNDEIAHQDELINKLNKEKKSQGESNQKTAEELQAAEDKVNHLNKVKVKLEQTLDELEDTLEREKKLRADVEKAKRKTEGDLKLTQEAVADLERNKKELEQTIQRKDKELSSLTAKLEDEQGLVGKLQKQIKELQQRIEELEEEVEAERQARAKAEKQRSDLARELEELGERLEEAGGATSAQIELNKKREAELAKLRRDLEEANIQHESSLSSLRKKHNDAVAEMGEQIDTLNKLKARIEKEKVQYFTELNDLRASVDHLSNEKAAQEKIAKQLQHQLNEAQGKIEELNRTVNDFDAAKKKLSIENSDLLRQLEEAESQVSQLSKIKISLTTQLEDTKRLADEEGRERATLLGKFRNLEHDLDNIREQVEEEAEGKADLQRQLSKANAEAQLWRSKYESEGVARAEELEEAKRKLQARLAEAEETIESLNQKVIALEKTKQRLATEVEDLQIEVDRATAIANAAEKKQKAFDKIIGEWKLKVDDLAAELDASQKECRNYSTELFRLKGAYEESQEQLEAVRRENKNLADEVKDLLDQIGEGGRNIHEVEKARKRLEAEKDELQAALEEAEAALEQEENKVLRAQLELSQVRQEIDRRIQEKEEEFENTRKNHQRALDSMQASLEAEAKGKAEALRMKKKLEADINELEIALDHANKANAEAQKNIKRYQQQLKDVQTALEEEQRARDEARELLGISERRANALQNELEESRTLLEQADRARRQAEQECADAHEQLNDISAQNASISAAKRKLEAELQTLHSDLDELLNEAKNSEEKAKKAMVDAARLADELRAEQDHAQTQEKLRKALEAQIKELQVRLDEAEANALKGGKKAIQKLEQRVRELENELDGEQRRHADAQKNLRKAERRIKELSFQADEDRKNHERMQDLVDKLQQKIKTYKRQIEEAEEIAALNLAKFRKAQQELEEAEERADLAEQAITKFRTKGGRGGSQARGLSPAPHRPAFKTPFDGSSFPPRFDLQPDGDF encoded by the exons ATGCCGAAACCAGCTGTACAGGAGGGAGACGATCCCGATCCAACGCCATATCTTTTTGTTACTTTGGAACAGAAGAGAATCGACCAGTCTAAACCCTACGATGCGAAGAAAGCTTGCTGGGTGCCAGATGAGAAGGAAGGATACCTTCTTGGAGAAATTAAAGCGACGAAAGGAGATGTTGTCTCTGTTGTCCTGCCAGGTGGTGAG ACCAAAGACTACAAGAAGGATCAACTGCAGCAGGTCAATCCACCCAAATACGAAAAAGCTGAGGATATGTCCAATTTGACATACCTCAATGATGCATCTGTTCTTCATAACTTGAAGCAGCGTTATTATCACAAACTCATTTAC ACCTACTCCGGACTTTTCTGCGTAGCCATCAATCCTTACAAGAGGTTCCCCGTATACACATTCAGGTGTGCCAAGCTCTACCGTGGTAAGAGGCGTAGCGAAGTGCCACCCCACATTTTCGCTATCTCTGATGGTGCCTACGTTAACATGTTGACCA ACAGCGAGAATCAGTCTATGTTGATTACTGGTGAATCTGGAGCTGGTAAGACTGAGAACACGAAAAAAGTAATTGCGTACTTTGCCACCGTCGGTGCTTCAACAAAGAAGCCCGAAGAAGGCTCCAAGAAGAAGGGCTCTCTTGAGGACCAGGTTGTGCAGACCAATCCTGTACTTGAGGCCTTCGGTAACGCCAAGACCGTCCGTAACGATAACTCGTCACGTTTC GGTAAGTTCATCCGTATTCACTTCGGTCCATCTGGAAAATTGGCTGGTGCTGACATTGAAACTT ATCTATTGGAGAAGGCTCGTGTCATCTCTCAACAGACATTGGAGCGTTCTTACCACATTTTCTACCAGATGATGTCCGGCTCCGTCAAGGGACTCAAGG AAATGTGCCTGTTGTCCAACGACATCAACGACTACTACTTCGTATCACAGGGAAAAACAACCATTCCTGGTGTCGATGATGGCGAGGAGTGTTCCTTAACCGAC GAAGCCTTCAATGTACTCGGTTTCACCCAAGAGGAGAAGGACAACATCTACAAGATCACTGCTTCCGTCATGCACATGGGAGGAATGAAATTCAAACAGAGGGGTCGTGAAGAACAGGcggaagccgatggcaccgat GAAGGTGATCGTGTTGCTAAGCTTCTTGGCGTCGACTGCCAAGACATGTACAAGAATCTGTTGAAGCCGAGAATCAAGGTCGGTAACGAATTCGTAACCCAGGGTCGTAACAAGGATCAGGTTGCCTACTCAGTTGGTGCCATGTCCAAGGCTATGTTTGACAGAACATTCAAGTGGCTCGTCAAGAAGTGTAACGAAACTCTAGACACCCAACAGAAGCGTCAGCACTTCATCGGTGTACTGGATATTGCTGGCTTTGAGATTTTCGAC TTCAACAGCTTTGAGCAACTATGCATCAACTTCACCAATGAAAAACTTCAACAATTCTTCAACCACCATATGTTCATTCTTGAACAAGAAGAGTACAAGCGTGAGGGCATTGAATGGACATTCATTGACTTTGGCATGGACCTTCAACAAACCATTGACTTGATTGAGAAG CCCATGGGTATCCTCTCAATTCTTGAGGAAGAGTCTATGTTCCCCAAAGCCACGGACAAGACATTCGAGGAGAAATTGAACAATAACCATCTTGGCAAGAGTCCTAACTTCCTCAAACCAAAACCACCAAAGCCTGGCCAACAAGCTGCTCATTTCGCCATTGGTCACTACGCCGGTAAT GTACCTTACAACATTACTGGATGGCTGGAGAAGAACAAGGATCCGTTGAACGACACTGTTGTCGATCAATTCAAGAAATCAACCAACAAACTGTTGGTTGAAATCTTCGCTGATCATCCAGGCCAATCTGGTGGTGGTGATGCTAAAGGTGGACGTGGTAAGAAGGGAGGTGGTTTCTCAACTGTATCATCATCATACAAGGAGCAGTTGAACAACCTCATGACAACATTGAGAGCTACCCAACCCCACTTCGTCCGTTGTATCATTCCCAACGAATTGAAACAACCTGGTGTCATTGACTCTCATCTTGTGATGCACCAGCTGACTTGTAACGGTGTACTTGAGGGTATCCGTATTTGTCGTAAAGGTTTCCCCAACAGAATGAACTACCCTGACTTCAAACTTCG GTACAAGATATTGGCACCAGCTGGAGTAGATGCAGCGGGTGGTGATCCAAAGAAGGCAGCTGCTGCTATTTTGGAATCATCTGGTCTCGATCCTGATCAGTATCGTCTTGGACACACCAAG GTATTCTTCCGCGCTGGAGTCTTGGGTCAGATGGAAGAACTTCGTGACGAGCGTCTCAGCAAGATTGCTGCATGGATGCAGGCATACATCCGTGGTTACCTGGCACGTAAAGACTTTAAGAGACTCCAGGAGCAGCGTCTCGCTTTACAAGTTGTTCAACGCAACTTGCGCAGATACCTCAAGCTTCGTACCTGGCCATGGTGGAAACTGTGGCAGAAGGTCAGGCCACTTCTCAACGCCAGTCGTATTGAGGACGAGTTGGCT GAACTCCAAGAGAAATGCCGTGCTACAACGGAGGCCTTCGAACGTGAGGAGAAGGCACGAAAAGAATTGGAATCATTGAACAGCAAATTATTAGCTGAAAAGACCGATCTCCTCCGTCAATTGGAGGGTGAAGCTGGATCTCTCCAAGAATACCAAGAGAAGGCTGTCAAATTGGCCGCACAGAAATTGGATCTGGAGTCTCAACTTTTG GATGTCAGCGAGAGACTACAACAAGAAGAAGATGCCAGGAACAACCTCTTCCAGAATAAGAAGAAATTGGAACAGGAAGTATCCGGACTCAAGAAAGATGTTGAGGACCTCGAGTTGGCAATTCAAAAATCCGAGCAGGATAAAGCAACCAAGGACCACCAAATTAGAAATTTGAATGATGAAATTGCTCATCAGGATGAGCTTATCAACAAATTGAACAAGGAGAAGAAGAGCCAAGGTGAATCCAATCAGAAGACTGCTGAGGAGCTCCAGGCTGCTGAAGACAAGGTCAACCACCTCAACAAAGTTAAGGTTAAGCTTGAACAGACCCTCGACGAACTTGAAGATACTCTTGAGCGCGAGAAGAAACTCCG TGCTGATGTTGAGAAGGCGAAGAGAAAGACTGAGGGTGACCTTAAATTGACCCAGGAAGCTGTTGCCGACCTCGAACGTAACAAGAAGGAACTTGAACAAACAATTCAACGCAAAGACAAAGAATTATCGTCCCTCACTGCCAAACTCGAAGATGAACAAGGACTCGTTGGAAAACTCCAGAAACAGATCAAGGAATTGCAACAACGTATCGAAGAACTCGAGGAAGAAGTCGAGGCTGAGAGGCAAGCACGCGCCAAGGCTGAGAAACAGCGCAGCGACTTGGCAAGGGAACTTGAAGAACTTGGTGAACGTCTTGAGGAGGCTGGTGGTGCAACATCTGCCCAGATTGAGCTCAACAAGAAGAGAGAGGCCGAGCTCGCCAAGCTCCGCAGGGATCTTGAGGAGGCCAACATCCAGCACGAATCATCCCTCTCCAGTCTTAGGAAGAAGCACAACGATGCCGTTGCTGAGATGGGAGAACAGATCGACACTCTCAATAAACTGAAAGCTAG GATTGAGAAAGAAAAGGTTCAGTACTTTACTGAGTTGAACGACCTTCGCGCATCCGTTGACCACTTGAGCAATgagaag GCTGCCCAAGAGAAGATTGCCAAGCAGCTCCAACACCAGTTGAACGAGGCCCAGGGCAAGATTGAGGAATTGAACCGCACGGTGAACGATTTCGATGCTGCCAAGAAGAAGCTGTCAATCGAAAACAGCGATCTCCTCCGCCAGTTGGAAGAGGCCGAGTCTCAGGTGTCTCAACTGTCAAAGATCAAGATCTCCCTGACAACGCAACTCGAGGACACAAAACGTCTTGCCGACGAGGAGGGCCGCGAACGCGCTACACTCCTGGGCAAGTTCCGCAATTTGGAGCACGATTTGGACAACATCAGGGAACAGGTAGAAGAGGAGGCCGAGGGCAAGGCAGATCTCCAACGCCAGTTGAGCAAGGCAAACGCAGAAGCCCAACTCTGGCGCTCGAAGTACGAGTCGGAGGGTGTCGCCAGAGCAGAAGAGCTCGAGGAAGCTAAACGCAAGCTCCAAGCTCGTCTCGCTGAAGCTGAGGAGACCATTGAGTCACTCAACCAGAAGGTTATCGCTCTTGAGAAGACCAAGCAGCGTCTTGCTACTGAAGTTGAGGATCTGCAGATCGAGGTCGACAGAGCTACAGCTATTGCCAATGCCGCTGAGAAGAAACAGAAGGCATTCGATAAGATCATTGGAGAATGGAAACTCAAGGTCGATGATCTCGCTGCAGAACTTGATGCTAGCCAGAAGGAGTGCAGGAACTACTCCACCGAGTTGTTCCGTCTCAAGGGAGCATACGAAGAAAGCCAAGAGCAGCTCGAGGCTGTACGCAGGGAGAACAAGAATCTCGCTGATGAAGTTAAGGATCTTCTTGATCAAATTGGTGAGGGTGGAAGGAACATCCACGAGGTTGAGAAGGCCAGGAAGCGTCTAGAGGCCGAGAAGGACGAGCTCCAGGCGGCTCTTGAGGAGGCTGAGGCTGCACTTGAGCAGGAGGAGAACAAGGTACTCCGTGCACAGCTCGAGCTTAGCCAGGTCAGGCAGGAGATTGACCGTAGAATCCAGGAGAAGGAGGAAGAATTTGAGAACACCAGGAAGAATCACCAGAGAGCACTTGACTCCATGCAAGCATCACTCGAGGCCGAGGCCAAGGGTAAGGCTGAGGCGCTCAGGATGAAGAAGAAGCTCGAGGCTGATATTAATGAACTCGAAATTGCCCTGGACCACGCCAACAAGGCCAATGCTGAGGCTCAGAAGAACATCAAGAGATATCAGCAGCAACTCAAGGACGTTCAGACCGCACTTGAGGAGGAACAGAGAGCCAGGGATGAGGCTAGGGAACTCCTTGGAATCTCTGAACGCAGAGCAAATGCCCTTCAGAATGAACTCGAGGAAAGCCGCACTCTCCTTGAACAGGCTGATCGTGCACGCAGACAGGCTGAACAGGAGTGTGCTGACGCCCATGAACAGCTCAATGACATCAGCGCTCAGAATGCATCCATTTCAGCTGCCAAGAGGAAATTGGAGGCTGAATTACAGACCCTTCAC tcTGACCTCGATGAACTTCTCAATGAGGCCAAGAACTCCGAAGAGAAGGCAAAGAAGGCAATGGTTGACGCAGCTAGATTGGCTGATGAGCTTAGAGCTGAACAAGATCATGCTCAGACGCAAGAGAAACTGCGTAAAGCACTTGAGGCCCAGATCAAGGAACTTCAAGTACGTTTGGATGAGGCCGAGGCCAACGCACTCAAGGGTGGCAAGAAAGCCATTCAGAAATTGGAGCAACGCGTCAGGGAACTTGAGAACGAGCTTGATGGAGAACAGAGGAGACACGCCGATGCACAGAAGAATCTGCGCAAGGCCGAGCGTCGTATTAAGGAGCTCAGCTTCCAG GCTGACGAGGACCGCAAGAACCACGAGCGCATGCAAGACCTCGTTGACAAACTGCAACAGAAAATCAAGACGTACAAGAGGCAGATCGAGGAGGCTGAAGAAATTGCAGCACTCAATCTTGCTAAATTCCGCAAGGCACAGCAAGAACTTGAGGAGGCCGAAGAGAGAGCAGACCTCGCTGAACAGGCAATCACAAAGTTCCGTACTAAGGGAGGACGTGGAGGTAGCCAAGCACGTGGTCTTAGCCCAGCG cCACACAGACCAGCTTTCAAAACCCCATTCGATGGTTCCTCATTCCCGCCAAGGTTCGATCTACAGCCTGACGGTGATTTTTAA